One stretch of Armigeres subalbatus isolate Guangzhou_Male chromosome 2, GZ_Asu_2, whole genome shotgun sequence DNA includes these proteins:
- the LOC134209979 gene encoding uncharacterized protein LOC134209979: MRAVFPKHQLRKSLEGIQQFVASYQASRDARQVCVRLEALERVYGQSVDIRMEIELLLEDAVEKGNLQEEESLTVANDKVRQEFEDSFYSLKADLVAFKTVGSSVSVGSTSQQPASQFAKVKLPEIKLPSFSGKIHDWVPYRDSFRIMIHDNPLLSDVDRFTYLRSSLVGDALQEVSSIELSAANYEVAWKLLESRYENKKLIVKAHLDALFAVESLKKESYGGLNQLIGDFEKNLQMLERIGEKPSDWSTILAYIILC; encoded by the coding sequence atGAGAGCAGTGTTTCCCAAGCATCAGCTCCGGAAGTCGCTTGAAGGAATTCAGCAGTTCGTCGCTAGTTATCAAGCAAGCAGAGATGCGCGACAGGTCTGTGTACGTCTGGAGGCATTAGAGAGGGTATATGGCCAGTCCGTCGATATTCGTATGGAGATTGAGCTGCTTTTAGAAGACGCAGTTGAGAAGGGCAATCTCCAAGAAGAAGAATCGTTGACGGTAGCGAATGATAAAGTGAGGCAGGAATTCGAAGACAGCTTTTATTCCCTGAAGGCAGACCTAGTGGCCTTCAAAACGGTGGGCTCCAGTGTATCGGTGGGTTCTACAAGTCAACAGCCGGCATCCCAGTTTGCaaaggtgaaactcccggagatcAAGCTGCCATCGTTTAGTGGGAAGATTCACGACTGGGTGCCATACCGTGATAGCTTCCGCATCATGATCCACGATAATCCCCTCCTTTCGGATGTCGATCGGTTCACCTATCTCCGGTCTTCTTTAGTTGGCGACGCTCTTCAGGAAGTGAGTTCCATTGAATTGTCTGCGGCCAATTATGAGGTAGCATGGAAATTGCTCGAGAGTCGCTACGAGAACAAGAAGCTAATTGTCAAGGCGCATCTCGATGCTCTCTTCGCCGTGGAGAGTCTCAAGAAGGAAAGCTATGGAGGACTCAACCAACTAATAGGTGACTTCGAGAAGAACCTGCAGATGCTTGAGAGGATCGGAGAGAAGCCGTCGGATTGGAGCACCATTCTGGCTTACATCATTTTATGTTAA